Proteins encoded by one window of Salmo trutta unplaced genomic scaffold, fSalTru1.1, whole genome shotgun sequence:
- the cenpq gene encoding centromere protein Q isoform X1 produces MLKVKMMKPVRGSHRVPSRAPEGKKTGDKTNQPAINTRQRRVSQEEPQPGTSSQVPLPKPQKKKKGGTVAGPRKLKGQEKWKPLTRSSITALDNILGLSILSVLAGRRTKKDESQKHLNVVKNRFLSKLAQLSVPIQKQEVTSHSSRQHQEETRKSAVGKKILDKLVVELGAVVGSLEQLEKERDSLEHQCFNLRQQLEHQEESNQQILQLSEQGVLRLPPVPQRKDRPLQEQMVSLFRSGHAVAAARRLAKTLQTSGPVQDAQTLLERAYRHADHLNTPPTAVSQ; encoded by the exons ATGTTAAAAG TTAAAATGATGAAGCCTGTCCGGGGATCTCACCGCGTCCCGTCCAGGGCACCTGAAGGCAAGAAAACAGGCGACAAGACAAATCAACCCGCTATAAACACACGTCAACGGAGAGTATCTCAG GAGGAGCCCCAGCCAGGAACCAGCAGCCAGGTCCCTCTGCCaaaaccacagaagaagaagaaaggcggCACAGTTGCAGGTCCCAGGAAGCTGAAAGGTCAGGAGAAGTGGAAACCGCTGACCAGGTCCTCCATTACGGCTCTAGACAACATACTGGGCCTGTCTATACT gTCTGTTCTGGCCGGAAGACGGACCAAGAAAGATGAATCCCAGAAACATCTGAACGTTGTGAAAAACAG GTTCCTGTCTAAACTGGCTCAACTGTCAGTCCCAATCCAGAAACAGGAAGTGACGAGTCATTCTTCCCGTCAACACCAGGAAGAGACTAGGAAGTCAGCCGTTGGCAAGAAGATCCTCGACAAGCTGGTG gtggagCTGGGGGCTGTGGTGGGCTCTCTAGAACagctagagaaggagagagactctCTGGAGCACCAGTGTTTTAACCTCAGACAACAACTGGAACATCAGGAAGAGAGTAACCAGCAG ATCCTCCAGTTGTCAGAGCAAGGAGTCCTGCGTCTCCCCCCTGTACCTCAGCGCAAAGACAGACCCTTACAG GAGCAGATGGTGAGTCTGTTTCGTAGCGGACACGCTGTCGCCGCGGCCCGTCGCCTAGCCAAGACCCTCCAGACATCGGGGCCGGTCCAGGATGCCCAGACCTTACTGGAACGAGCCTACAGACACGCTGACCACCTGAACACTCCACCTACAGCTGTCAGCCAATAG
- the cenpq gene encoding centromere protein Q isoform X2, giving the protein MMKPVRGSHRVPSRAPEGKKTGDKTNQPAINTRQRRVSQEEPQPGTSSQVPLPKPQKKKKGGTVAGPRKLKGQEKWKPLTRSSITALDNILGLSILSVLAGRRTKKDESQKHLNVVKNRFLSKLAQLSVPIQKQEVTSHSSRQHQEETRKSAVGKKILDKLVVELGAVVGSLEQLEKERDSLEHQCFNLRQQLEHQEESNQQILQLSEQGVLRLPPVPQRKDRPLQEQMVSLFRSGHAVAAARRLAKTLQTSGPVQDAQTLLERAYRHADHLNTPPTAVSQ; this is encoded by the exons ATGATGAAGCCTGTCCGGGGATCTCACCGCGTCCCGTCCAGGGCACCTGAAGGCAAGAAAACAGGCGACAAGACAAATCAACCCGCTATAAACACACGTCAACGGAGAGTATCTCAG GAGGAGCCCCAGCCAGGAACCAGCAGCCAGGTCCCTCTGCCaaaaccacagaagaagaagaaaggcggCACAGTTGCAGGTCCCAGGAAGCTGAAAGGTCAGGAGAAGTGGAAACCGCTGACCAGGTCCTCCATTACGGCTCTAGACAACATACTGGGCCTGTCTATACT gTCTGTTCTGGCCGGAAGACGGACCAAGAAAGATGAATCCCAGAAACATCTGAACGTTGTGAAAAACAG GTTCCTGTCTAAACTGGCTCAACTGTCAGTCCCAATCCAGAAACAGGAAGTGACGAGTCATTCTTCCCGTCAACACCAGGAAGAGACTAGGAAGTCAGCCGTTGGCAAGAAGATCCTCGACAAGCTGGTG gtggagCTGGGGGCTGTGGTGGGCTCTCTAGAACagctagagaaggagagagactctCTGGAGCACCAGTGTTTTAACCTCAGACAACAACTGGAACATCAGGAAGAGAGTAACCAGCAG ATCCTCCAGTTGTCAGAGCAAGGAGTCCTGCGTCTCCCCCCTGTACCTCAGCGCAAAGACAGACCCTTACAG GAGCAGATGGTGAGTCTGTTTCGTAGCGGACACGCTGTCGCCGCGGCCCGTCGCCTAGCCAAGACCCTCCAGACATCGGGGCCGGTCCAGGATGCCCAGACCTTACTGGAACGAGCCTACAGACACGCTGACCACCTGAACACTCCACCTACAGCTGTCAGCCAATAG